In Actinomycetes bacterium, the genomic window TCGGCCGACCGGGGATCGACGACCCAGTAGTCGTCCAGACCTGCCTTCGCGTACTCGGCTCGCTTGGTCACCGCGTCGCGCTCGAAGGATCCCGCGGAGAGGATCTCGACAGCCAGCAGCGGAGGTTCGGTCAACCGCGGCGCCGTCGCGAGGCTTGAACGCACGACCATGAGGTCCGGCTGGCGGATCGCCAGGCGAGGTAGCTCCCACAGCACCCAGTCCCAGGGCGCCACCATCACCTCGTGCCCCGACGGGCATGCCGCGTGCAGGCTCAGCAGCAGCATCCGCACGCAGACCTGATGGGCACCGTCCGGCGATGGGCTCACGACAGGTTGACCGTCGACGACCTCGTACTCCGGACCGTCGGTTGCTGCCGCGAACAGTTCAAGGTAGGCGTCGACCGAGGTGAGTGGGTCGGCCAGGATGGGTGCGCGTCGCGAGGCAACCGGGTCCACACTCAAAGTCTGCCCCTCTCGCCCGTCGGGTGCAGCGTCCCGCCGTTCCTCAGCTGCGGTCGGCAGTCGCTCACCCGTAGCGCGTTGGTGGGGTTACGGCGGATGTTCTGCACCGCAGCCCCGCCAGCCGGCGGGTGTCAGCAGCGGCGGCGGCTCACAGCAGCAGCCAGCCGTTGTCGACGTCGAGCTGCACGCCGTTGACGCCGCGGTTGCCGAGCAGGAAGTCGACCGCACCGACGATGTCGGCCATCGACGCCAGCCGCCCGGTCGGCGTCCGCGCCAGAGCAGCATCCGTCGCCGCCGGCTTCGACGCCCAGTAGGGGCTGTCGCCGATGATCCCCGGGTGCAGCGCGTTGACCCGGATCGGCTTGAGCTCGGTGACCAGCGAGTTGACCATCCCGACAACCCCGCCGTTGACGGTCGACACGGTCGTCGACCCCGGATAGGGCCGGTCCTTCGCGCGCCCGCCGAAGATGACGATCGCCGACTCGTCGTGCAGCTTGGGGCGCAGCGCGTGCACCACCTCGGTGTAGGCCACCAGCTTGATCGTCGCCAGCCGGATCGCCGCCACCGGGTCGTAGGTCTCCAGCGTGTTCTGGTCGCGGTCGATCGCGGTGAGCACCAGGTTGTGCACCCGGTCGACGTCGGCGAAGGCCGGCGCGATCGTCTCCGGGTCGGCCAGCTCCAGCACCACGCCGCTCGACCCGTCACCGAGCTCCGCCGACACCTCCGCCGCCCGGTCCGCGGAACGCGACGTCACCACCACCGAGTCGCCGAGCTTGGCCCGGTTGCGCGCGATCTCGAGCCCCAGCCCGCTGCTGCCACCGACGACGACGGTCCTCACGAGTCGGTCCCTTCTGCCAGCCGGTCCTGCAGATAGGACCAGTCACGGACGTAGCGGTAGGTGTGCCGGCTCGGCGGCGCAGGCGACTGGGTCTCCAGCCACCGCACTATCCCGGGGCCGATGTTGCGGAAGCCGTGCACGCAGCCCACGCCCGCCCACGCGACGTCACCGACCTCGAGGACGTACGACGTCCCGTCGAACGTCGCCTCCACCGACCCCTCGGTGATCAGGTACGTCTCCTCGAGCGGGTGGTCGTGCGGCCCGGCGTAGCCCTCGGGGTCGTACTGCACCATGAACATCGTCGACTGCGTCGCCCCGAGGTCGGAGTCGACCATCATCTTCACGGTGATCCCGCTGTAGACCAGCAGTGCGGTGCGCATGCTGCCCGTCACCGCCAGCTTGTCCTGCGTCTGCCCACCGGGGTCCATGTGGGCCGGCGTGATGTTGCCGTAGCGCCGCGTCCGCGGGTCGCGCACGTCCAGGGTCTGCGCGGCCGTCTCCCTCAGCGGTGGCACGAGGTAGGTGTCGTTGTCGTACGCCGCGCGCGGTGCCGGAGCGGCCATCCGGGCCCACTGCACCGGCTCCGAGCCCTCGTTGCGCAGCGCGTGGGGGACCCCGGTCGGAAAGAGGCAGTAGTCGCCCGGCCCGAGCCGGGTCGCCTCACCGGGCTGCTGGATCACGACCTCGCCGGACATGACCCAGAGCGACTCCTCGTAGGAGTGCACGTGCGCCATCAGCGACCCGCCCGGCTGCAGCCGGCCGAGCGAGAAGCCAGTGTGGACCGCCGGCGTCGAGCCGTCGACGACCGACCAGGTGCTGTAGCCGGGCGCCGCCGCGAAGGGTCCCGCCCCGGGACGCCACTCCGCGTCGGCGCCCCGGACCACCAGGTGGTGCGTCGTCATCCGCGACCGCTCACGCGTTGGCCTTGGCCTTGGCGTTGGCGTCGAGCAGCCGGTCGCGGGAGTTCTGCACCTCGGTCTGCGCCTTCGCGAGGTCGCCGGTGAGCCGGAAGTCGCGCTTGCGGAACTCGCCGTCGACCAGCACGTGCTCGACGTTGGACACGTCGGCCATCAGCACCACGGCGGCGACCGGGTCGTGGATCGGCGTCATGTTGATGGCAGTGGCGTCGAGCACCACGATGTCGGCCCGCTTGCCCGGGGTCAGCGACCCGGTGCGGTCCTCGAGGCCGGCGACGTAGGCACCATTGAGGGTTGCCGTCTCGAGCACCTGCCGGGCGGTCAGCATCGTCTCGGGCACGGTCACGTTGGCCTCCCATGCCACCGCGTTGACCCGGGCGCGCTCGGCGCCGAAGGCCGCCCG contains:
- a CDS encoding Uma2 family endonuclease, which encodes MDPVASRRAPILADPLTSVDAYLELFAAATDGPEYEVVDGQPVVSPSPDGAHQVCVRMLLLSLHAACPSGHEVMVAPWDWVLWELPRLAIRQPDLMVVRSSLATAPRLTEPPLLAVEILSAGSFERDAVTKRAEYAKAGLDDYWVVDPRSA
- a CDS encoding SDR family oxidoreductase, which translates into the protein MRTVVVGGSSGLGLEIARNRAKLGDSVVVTSRSADRAAEVSAELGDGSSGVVLELADPETIAPAFADVDRVHNLVLTAIDRDQNTLETYDPVAAIRLATIKLVAYTEVVHALRPKLHDESAIVIFGGRAKDRPYPGSTTVSTVNGGVVGMVNSLVTELKPIRVNALHPGIIGDSPYWASKPAATDAALARTPTGRLASMADIVGAVDFLLGNRGVNGVQLDVDNGWLLL
- a CDS encoding cupin domain-containing protein, producing MTTHHLVVRGADAEWRPGAGPFAAAPGYSTWSVVDGSTPAVHTGFSLGRLQPGGSLMAHVHSYEESLWVMSGEVVIQQPGEATRLGPGDYCLFPTGVPHALRNEGSEPVQWARMAAPAPRAAYDNDTYLVPPLRETAAQTLDVRDPRTRRYGNITPAHMDPGGQTQDKLAVTGSMRTALLVYSGITVKMMVDSDLGATQSTMFMVQYDPEGYAGPHDHPLEETYLITEGSVEATFDGTSYVLEVGDVAWAGVGCVHGFRNIGPGIVRWLETQSPAPPSRHTYRYVRDWSYLQDRLAEGTDS